A stretch of the Streptococcus himalayensis genome encodes the following:
- the groL gene encoding chaperonin GroEL (60 kDa chaperone family; promotes refolding of misfolded polypeptides especially under stressful conditions; forms two stacked rings of heptamers to form a barrel-shaped 14mer; ends can be capped by GroES; misfolded proteins enter the barrel where they are refolded when GroES binds), protein MAKEIKFSSDARTSMVRGVDILADTVKVTLGPKGRNVVLEKAFGSPLITNDGVTIAKEIELEDHFENMGAKLVSEVASKTNDIAGDGTTTATVLTQAIVREGIKNVTAGANPIGIRRGIEVAVSAAVEALKANSVPVANKEAIAQVAAVSSRSEKVGEYISEAMEKVGKDGVITIEESKGMETELDVVEGMQFDRGYLSQYMVTDNEKMVADLDNPYILITDKKISNIQEILPLLESILQTSRPLLIIADDVDGEALPTLVLNKIRGTFNVVAVKAPGFGDRRKAMLEDIAILTGGTVITDDLGLELKDATIEALGQASKVTVDKDTTVIVEGAGDATTIRNRIGIIKAQIETTTSDFDREKLQERLAKLSGGVAVIKVGAATETELKEMKLRIEDALNATRAAVEEGIVAGGGTAFVNVIDAVASLEVEGDEATGRNIVLRALEEPVRQIALNAGFEGSIVIDRLKHSEAGTGFNAATGEWVNMIEAGIIDPVKVTRSALQNAASVASLILTTEAVVANKPEPAAPAPAMDPSMMGGMM, encoded by the coding sequence ATGGCAAAAGAGATTAAATTTTCATCAGATGCCCGCACGAGCATGGTGCGTGGAGTTGATATTTTAGCAGATACAGTCAAAGTAACCTTGGGACCAAAGGGTCGTAATGTCGTGCTTGAAAAAGCATTTGGTTCACCCCTTATCACCAATGACGGTGTGACTATTGCCAAGGAAATCGAACTGGAAGACCATTTTGAAAATATGGGTGCTAAATTGGTATCCGAAGTAGCCTCTAAAACCAATGATATCGCTGGTGACGGAACAACCACTGCAACAGTTTTAACTCAGGCAATTGTCCGTGAAGGGATTAAAAACGTGACCGCAGGTGCAAATCCAATCGGTATTCGCCGTGGGATTGAAGTGGCGGTCAGTGCAGCTGTAGAAGCTCTTAAAGCGAATTCAGTTCCTGTTGCCAATAAAGAAGCCATTGCCCAAGTTGCGGCTGTATCTTCTCGTAGCGAAAAAGTGGGTGAATACATCAGTGAAGCCATGGAAAAAGTGGGCAAAGATGGCGTTATCACCATTGAAGAGTCCAAAGGGATGGAAACAGAGCTGGATGTCGTAGAAGGTATGCAATTTGACCGCGGTTATTTGTCTCAATACATGGTGACTGATAATGAAAAAATGGTGGCAGACCTTGATAATCCATATATCTTAATTACAGATAAGAAGATTTCAAATATTCAAGAAATCTTGCCATTGTTGGAAAGCATTCTCCAAACGAGCCGTCCGCTCTTGATTATCGCAGATGATGTGGACGGCGAAGCTCTTCCGACCCTTGTCTTGAATAAGATTCGTGGAACTTTCAATGTTGTAGCTGTAAAAGCACCAGGATTTGGTGACCGTCGCAAGGCTATGCTGGAAGATATTGCAATCTTGACAGGTGGTACAGTTATCACTGATGATTTAGGTCTTGAATTGAAAGACGCAACCATTGAAGCACTTGGTCAGGCTTCTAAAGTAACAGTTGATAAAGACACAACCGTTATTGTAGAAGGTGCGGGCGATGCGACAACGATTCGCAACCGTATCGGCATCATCAAAGCACAAATCGAAACAACAACCTCTGATTTTGACCGTGAGAAATTACAAGAACGCTTGGCGAAATTGTCAGGTGGTGTGGCAGTCATTAAAGTCGGTGCTGCGACAGAGACTGAGTTGAAAGAAATGAAACTCCGCATTGAAGATGCTCTCAATGCCACTCGTGCAGCTGTTGAAGAAGGAATTGTAGCCGGTGGTGGAACAGCCTTTGTCAATGTTATTGATGCTGTAGCGAGCCTTGAGGTGGAAGGTGATGAAGCGACAGGACGCAATATTGTCCTTCGAGCTTTGGAAGAGCCAGTTCGTCAAATTGCTTTGAATGCAGGTTTTGAAGGCTCTATCGTGATTGACCGCTTGAAGCATTCAGAAGCTGGAACAGGCTTTAATGCAGCAACAGGCGAGTGGGTCAACATGATTGAAGCAGGGATTATTGACCCCGTTAAAGTAACGCGTTCTGCCCTTCAAAATGCAGCCAGCGTTGCCAGCCTTATCTTGACAACAGAAGCAGTTGTCGCAAACAAACCAGAACCAGCTGCTCCAGCTCCAGCAATGGACCCAAGCATGATGGGCGGTATGATGTAA
- the tnpB gene encoding IS66 family insertion sequence element accessory protein TnpB (TnpB, as the term is used for proteins encoded by IS66 family insertion elements, is considered an accessory protein, since TnpC, encoded by a neighboring gene, is a DDE family transposase.) translates to MTIQLSDLGQVYLVCGKTDMRQGIDSLAYLVKRQFELDSFSGQVFLFCGGRKDRFKALYWDGQGFWLLYKRFENGKLTWPNDEHEVKALTSEQVDWLMKGFSISPKIKSTKSRDFY, encoded by the coding sequence ATGACCATTCAACTCAGTGATTTAGGGCAGGTCTATCTGGTTTGTGGCAAAACCGATATGCGTCAAGGGATTGATTCGCTGGCTTATCTTGTTAAACGTCAATTTGAATTAGATTCCTTTTCTGGTCAAGTTTTTCTTTTCTGTGGTGGTCGCAAAGACCGTTTCAAGGCCCTTTATTGGGATGGACAAGGTTTCTGGTTGCTTTACAAGCGATTTGAAAACGGCAAACTCACTTGGCCTAATGATGAACATGAGGTCAAAGCCCTCACTTCCGAGCAAGTAGACTGGCTGATGAAGGGATTTTCGATAAGCCCTAAAATAAAATCTACAAAAAGTCGTGATTTCTATTGA
- a CDS encoding IS66 family transposase, translating to MEELLAIIKQQASTIDNLTNELTLLREQVAYLTQKLYGKSSEKVVHQTGQLSLFGEESLPEEDADLPR from the coding sequence ATGGAAGAGTTATTAGCCATTATTAAACAACAGGCTTCTACAATTGATAACCTGACCAATGAGTTGACCCTCCTTCGTGAACAGGTGGCTTATCTGACACAAAAGCTCTATGGCAAGTCATCAGAAAAGGTTGTGCATCAAACTGGTCAGCTCAGCTTATTCGGTGAGGAAAGCCTACCTGAAGAAGACGCTGACTTACCCAGGTGA
- a CDS encoding metal-dependent transcriptional regulator produces the protein MTPNKEDYLKCIYEISVHTAKITNKEIAARMQVSPPAVTEMVKRMIEEGLIIKDSKAGYLMTNLGLRLVSDLYRKHRLIEVFLLDKLGYTTDQIHDEAEVLEHTISDLFVERLNQFLDYPTMCPHGGTIPEKGSILVEQYAQTLDAARQIGTYQLTRVHDEFELLRYLEKQDLKLGDTILLTQYDPFTELYSIQTGEKELQISSNIAKQLYVEKID, from the coding sequence ATGACCCCAAATAAAGAAGACTACCTAAAATGCATTTATGAGATTAGTGTTCATACAGCTAAGATTACCAATAAAGAAATCGCTGCTCGGATGCAAGTTTCCCCTCCAGCTGTGACCGAAATGGTCAAACGCATGATTGAAGAAGGCTTGATCATCAAAGACAGCAAGGCCGGCTATCTCATGACCAACTTAGGTCTTCGCTTGGTGTCTGATCTCTACCGTAAACACCGCTTGATTGAGGTTTTTCTGCTGGATAAGCTCGGTTACACAACCGACCAAATCCACGATGAGGCCGAAGTCTTAGAGCACACCATCTCCGACCTTTTTGTCGAACGACTGAATCAATTTCTTGATTATCCTACCATGTGCCCACATGGGGGAACGATCCCAGAAAAAGGAAGCATTTTAGTAGAGCAATATGCCCAAACGCTTGATGCTGCACGCCAAATAGGAACCTATCAATTGACACGGGTTCACGATGAATTCGAGCTACTTCGTTACCTTGAAAAACAAGATTTGAAACTCGGAGACACTATCCTTTTGACACAATATGATCCCTTCACCGAGCTTTATTCTATCCAAACGGGTGAAAAGGAGTTACAAATCAGCAGCAACATTGCCAAGCAACTTTACGTTGAAAAAATTGACTAG
- the tpx gene encoding thiol peroxidase: MTTFLGQPVTFATQQLQVGDTALDFTLINPELEKISLSDFAGKKKVLSIVPSIDTGICSTQTRRFNQELSEKEDTVVITISMDLPFAQKRWCGAAGLDKAVLLSDYFDHSFGETYGLLMNEWHLLARAILVLDENNKITYVEYLENINSEPNYEAALHALQQL; this comes from the coding sequence ATGACAACTTTTCTCGGACAACCAGTTACCTTTGCAACCCAGCAACTACAAGTCGGCGACACTGCTCTTGACTTTACTCTGATTAACCCAGAATTGGAAAAAATTTCCTTATCTGACTTTGCAGGCAAGAAAAAAGTCTTGAGCATTGTCCCTTCGATTGATACAGGGATTTGCTCCACTCAAACACGCCGCTTTAATCAAGAGCTATCTGAAAAGGAAGATACGGTCGTGATTACCATTTCCATGGATCTACCTTTTGCCCAAAAACGTTGGTGTGGTGCTGCAGGCTTGGACAAGGCTGTGCTTTTATCGGATTATTTCGACCATTCTTTTGGAGAAACCTATGGCCTTCTTATGAATGAATGGCACCTCTTGGCCCGCGCCATCCTCGTCCTAGACGAAAACAACAAGATTACCTATGTCGAGTATCTGGAAAATATCAATTCAGAGCCCAACTACGAGGCTGCACTGCATGCCCTTCAACAACTTTAG
- a CDS encoding metal ABC transporter substrate-binding protein gives MKKLSILALAIFAIFGLAACSSSSNKTTEHGKLKVVTTNSIIADMTKNIAGDKIDLHSIVPVGQDPHEYEPLPEDVKKTSQADLIFYNGINLETGGNAWFTKLVQNAKKTENKDYFAVSDGIEVIYLEGQNEKGKEDPHAWLNLENGMMYAQNIAKQLIAKDPDNKETYEKNLAAYLEKLSTLDKEAKEKFNNIPAEKKMIVTSEGCFKYFSKAYQVPSAYIWEINTEEEGTPDQIKSLVEKLRQTKVSSLFVESSVDDRPMKTVSKDTNIPIYEKIFTDSIAEEGEEGDSYYAMMKWNLDKIAEGLAK, from the coding sequence ATGAAAAAACTCTCTATCTTAGCCCTTGCAATCTTTGCAATTTTTGGGCTTGCAGCTTGCTCAAGCAGTAGCAACAAAACAACTGAACACGGCAAATTAAAGGTTGTCACCACTAATTCCATCATTGCCGATATGACCAAAAATATCGCAGGTGATAAAATTGATTTGCACAGTATCGTACCTGTCGGGCAAGACCCACACGAATACGAACCCTTGCCTGAAGATGTGAAAAAGACATCACAAGCAGACCTTATTTTCTACAACGGTATTAACCTTGAAACCGGTGGAAATGCTTGGTTCACAAAATTAGTCCAAAATGCTAAGAAAACAGAAAACAAAGATTATTTTGCTGTGAGTGATGGCATTGAAGTCATCTACCTTGAAGGACAAAATGAAAAAGGCAAGGAAGACCCACATGCTTGGTTGAACCTAGAAAACGGGATGATGTATGCCCAAAATATTGCCAAACAATTGATTGCCAAAGACCCTGACAACAAGGAAACCTACGAGAAAAACTTAGCTGCCTATCTTGAAAAACTCAGCACTCTCGACAAGGAAGCAAAAGAAAAATTCAACAACATTCCTGCTGAAAAGAAAATGATTGTCACTAGTGAAGGTTGTTTCAAATACTTCTCTAAAGCTTACCAAGTCCCATCTGCTTACATTTGGGAAATCAATACGGAAGAAGAAGGCACTCCTGACCAAATCAAGAGTTTAGTAGAAAAACTACGCCAAACTAAGGTTTCTTCCCTATTTGTTGAAAGCAGTGTCGATGATCGTCCAATGAAAACTGTCTCAAAAGATACTAATATCCCGATTTATGAAAAAATCTTCACAGACTCTATCGCTGAAGAAGGGGAAGAAGGAGACAGCTACTACGCCATGATGAAATGGAATTTGGACAAAATCGCAGAAGGCTTAGCAAAATAA
- a CDS encoding metal ABC transporter permease yields MIQEFIDGLHSFHFLQNAMITAIVIGIVAGAVGCFIILRGLSLMGDAISHAVLPGVALSYILGINFFIGAIAFGLLASVMITYIKGNSIIKSDTAIGITFSAFLALGVILIGVANSSTDLFHILFGNILAVQDVDKWITIGVAIVVLLIILIFFKPLLITSFDPLLAKSMGMPVNAYHYLLMILLTLVSVTAMQSVGTILIVAMLITPAATAYLYANSLKTMIFLSSTLGALASIVGLFIGYSFNIAAGSSIVLTSATFFLISFLFAPKQGILIRSIKKSSHS; encoded by the coding sequence ATGATTCAAGAATTTATCGATGGCTTGCATAGCTTTCACTTTCTGCAAAATGCGATGATAACAGCCATTGTTATTGGTATTGTCGCTGGAGCGGTTGGTTGTTTTATTATCTTACGGGGCTTGTCGCTCATGGGAGATGCGATTTCTCATGCCGTTTTACCAGGCGTTGCCCTTTCTTATATCTTAGGCATTAACTTTTTCATCGGTGCGATAGCCTTTGGCCTTCTCGCATCGGTCATGATTACGTATATCAAGGGAAATAGTATTATCAAGAGCGATACCGCTATCGGGATTACCTTCTCAGCTTTTTTGGCTCTAGGGGTCATTCTCATCGGTGTCGCCAATAGCTCGACTGATTTATTCCATATTTTATTTGGGAATATCTTGGCCGTACAAGATGTGGATAAATGGATTACAATTGGCGTCGCCATTGTCGTTCTTCTAATCATTCTCATCTTCTTTAAGCCACTCTTGATAACCTCTTTTGACCCCTTACTTGCAAAGTCCATGGGCATGCCTGTTAATGCATACCATTATTTGCTCATGATTTTGCTGACCTTGGTTTCGGTCACAGCCATGCAAAGTGTCGGAACCATTCTCATTGTCGCCATGCTGATTACTCCAGCCGCTACTGCTTATCTCTATGCAAATAGTCTTAAAACCATGATTTTCCTATCCTCCACCTTGGGAGCCCTTGCTTCTATTGTTGGACTCTTTATCGGATATAGTTTTAATATTGCCGCAGGTTCCAGTATCGTGCTGACTTCAGCCACTTTCTTTTTGATAAGCTTTCTCTTTGCCCCAAAACAGGGAATCTTGATACGCTCTATCAAAAAGTCGTCTCATTCATAA
- a CDS encoding metal ABC transporter ATP-binding protein — protein sequence MIEIEQLSVRYHQVLALDTINLRIQGPTITGILGPNGAGKSTLLKAMLHIIDHDGKTILNGKDIRKQRGKIAYVEQKAAIDFTFPITVKECVSLGLYPKITFFERLKASHWKKVETALDLVGLKEYADRQISELSGGQFQRVLIARCLVQEADYIFLDEPFIGIDSVSEEIIMKTLQQLKADGKTILIVHHDLDKVKHYFDHVLLLNRKLIAFGETETTFTKKNLQVAYGNHVILMEDEAK from the coding sequence ATGATCGAAATAGAACAACTTAGTGTCCGCTACCATCAGGTCTTAGCGCTGGACACAATCAATTTACGGATCCAAGGTCCGACTATTACTGGAATTTTAGGGCCAAATGGAGCGGGGAAATCAACTTTATTGAAGGCCATGCTCCATATTATTGACCATGACGGAAAAACCATTCTAAACGGCAAGGATATTCGGAAGCAGCGTGGCAAAATTGCCTATGTTGAGCAGAAAGCTGCGATTGACTTTACCTTTCCGATTACCGTCAAAGAATGTGTATCACTAGGTCTTTATCCTAAAATTACATTTTTTGAACGCCTGAAAGCAAGCCACTGGAAAAAGGTCGAAACAGCTCTTGATTTAGTTGGCTTAAAAGAGTACGCCGACCGTCAAATTAGTGAGCTTTCTGGGGGGCAATTCCAACGCGTTCTCATCGCACGTTGCTTGGTGCAAGAGGCAGATTACATCTTTCTAGATGAACCCTTCATAGGAATTGATTCTGTCAGCGAAGAAATTATTATGAAAACGCTTCAACAACTCAAGGCAGACGGAAAAACCATTTTGATTGTCCACCATGACTTGGACAAGGTCAAACACTATTTTGACCACGTGCTTCTTCTAAACCGTAAACTCATTGCCTTTGGAGAAACAGAGACTACCTTCACCAAGAAGAATCTCCAAGTAGCCTATGGCAACCATGTGATACTAATGGAGGATGAAGCAAAATGA
- a CDS encoding M13-type metalloendopeptidase: protein MVRLQDDFYEAINGSWAETAVIPNDKPVTGGFIDLHDEIEDLMLSTTAKWLKGEEVPEDSVLQNFIKYHRLAADHEKREALGITPALPLIEEYKNLQSFADFVEKMAAFELAGKPNGLPFGIAPDFMDAKTNVLWAGEPGTILPDTTYYAEDHPQKAELLALWRQSETDVLRKFDFSEEEITDLLDKVEELDARVAKIVLSNEDKAEYFKLYHPYAFTDFAALVPTLPLDSFFRQVIGQVPDKIIVENPRFWEVAKDFYCEENWEYLKASLLVNAVGSVTAYVTDEIRVLSGAYVRALSGTPEAQNKEKAAFYLAQAPFDQALGLWYAGEKFSPEAKADVEHKVATMIEVYKERLAANDWLTEETKRQAIVKLGVIKPYIGYPEKLPERYYDKVIDENLSLLENAQFLKELSIKYSWSKWNQPVDDSEWGMPAHMVNAYYSPQQNKIVFPAAILQAPFYSLEQTSSENYGGIGAVIAHEISHAFDTNGASFDENGSLKNWWTEEDYAAFKEKTQKVVDLFEGQDSYGAKVNGKLTVSENVADLGGLAAALEAAKRDEDFSSEEFFTNWGRIWRMKARTEYMQLLASVDVHGPAKLRVNLQVPNFAEFFETFEVTEEDRMWRKPEDRVVIW from the coding sequence ATGGTACGGTTACAAGATGATTTTTATGAAGCGATTAATGGTAGTTGGGCAGAAACAGCCGTTATTCCGAATGACAAGCCTGTAACAGGTGGTTTTATCGATTTGCATGATGAGATTGAGGACTTGATGCTGTCAACAACAGCCAAGTGGTTAAAAGGTGAAGAAGTGCCTGAAGACAGCGTGCTTCAAAACTTTATCAAATACCACCGCTTAGCAGCAGACCATGAAAAAAGAGAAGCACTTGGGATTACTCCAGCCCTTCCCTTAATTGAAGAGTACAAAAATCTCCAGTCTTTTGCAGACTTTGTGGAAAAAATGGCTGCATTTGAATTGGCTGGAAAACCAAATGGTCTGCCGTTTGGCATTGCACCTGACTTCATGGATGCTAAGACCAATGTCCTATGGGCAGGTGAGCCAGGCACGATCTTACCAGATACGACCTACTATGCAGAAGATCACCCACAAAAAGCAGAGTTATTGGCTCTTTGGCGTCAGTCAGAGACAGATGTGCTTCGCAAATTTGACTTTTCAGAGGAAGAAATTACGGATTTATTAGATAAAGTGGAAGAGTTGGACGCGCGTGTGGCAAAAATCGTTCTTTCAAACGAAGACAAGGCGGAGTATTTCAAACTCTATCATCCCTATGCATTTACGGATTTTGCAGCACTTGTTCCAACGCTTCCGTTAGACAGTTTCTTTAGGCAGGTCATTGGTCAAGTCCCAGACAAGATTATTGTGGAAAATCCTCGTTTCTGGGAAGTTGCCAAGGATTTTTACTGCGAAGAGAATTGGGAATATTTAAAAGCGAGCTTGCTTGTCAATGCAGTTGGTTCGGTAACAGCTTACGTGACAGATGAAATCAGGGTCTTGTCAGGAGCTTATGTGCGCGCCTTATCAGGTACGCCAGAGGCACAAAATAAGGAAAAAGCAGCTTTTTATTTGGCTCAAGCTCCGTTTGACCAAGCCTTGGGCTTATGGTATGCAGGAGAAAAATTCTCACCGGAAGCCAAAGCTGATGTGGAGCACAAGGTTGCTACCATGATTGAGGTTTATAAAGAGCGTTTGGCAGCCAATGATTGGTTGACAGAAGAAACCAAGCGACAAGCCATTGTCAAACTTGGAGTCATCAAACCCTATATCGGTTACCCTGAGAAATTGCCAGAGCGATATTATGACAAGGTTATTGATGAGAATCTTTCTCTCCTTGAAAATGCCCAGTTCTTGAAAGAGTTATCTATCAAGTATTCATGGAGCAAATGGAATCAGCCTGTGGACGATAGTGAATGGGGTATGCCAGCCCACATGGTCAATGCCTACTACAGTCCACAGCAAAACAAAATCGTCTTTCCAGCAGCCATTTTACAAGCACCTTTCTATTCATTGGAGCAAACGTCCTCTGAAAACTATGGCGGAATTGGTGCAGTGATTGCCCACGAAATTTCGCATGCTTTTGATACCAATGGGGCTTCCTTTGATGAAAATGGGAGCTTGAAAAACTGGTGGACTGAGGAAGATTATGCAGCCTTCAAAGAAAAAACGCAAAAAGTCGTCGATCTTTTTGAGGGACAAGATTCTTATGGGGCTAAGGTGAATGGGAAATTGACAGTATCTGAAAATGTGGCAGACCTGGGCGGACTTGCCGCAGCACTCGAGGCTGCAAAACGCGATGAGGATTTCTCATCAGAAGAATTCTTCACTAACTGGGGGCGTATCTGGCGCATGAAGGCACGGACAGAGTATATGCAGTTGTTGGCAAGTGTTGACGTTCACGGACCTGCTAAATTGCGTGTCAATCTCCAAGTACCAAACTTCGCAGAATTCTTTGAAACCTTTGAAGTGACAGAAGAAGACCGCATGTGGCGTAAACCAGAAGACCGCGTGGTTATTTGGTAA
- the leuS gene encoding leucine--tRNA ligase, with the protein MSFYNHGAIEPKWQKYWAEHHTFKTGTDKEKPNFYALDMFPYPSGAGLHVGHPEGYTATDILSRYKRAQGYNVLHPMGWDAFGLPAEQYAMDTGNDPAEFTAQNIANFKRQINALGFSYDWDREVNTTDPGYYKWTQWIFTKLYEKGLAYEAEVPVNWVEELGTAIANEEVLPDGTSERGGYPVVRKPMRQWMLKITAYAERLLTDLEDLDWPESIKDMQRNWIGKSTGANVTFTIKGTDQTFTVFTTRPDTLFGATFAVLAPEHELVDLITTAEQAPVVADYKHQASLKSDLARTDLAKEKTGVWTGAYAINPVNGQEIPIWIADYVLASYGTGAVMAVPAHDSRDWEFAKTFGLPIVAVIEGGDVTEAAYTEDGLHLNSDFLNGLNKAEAIEKIVSWLEEAGVGEEKVTYRLRDWLFSRQRYWGEPIPIIHWEDGTSTAIPESDLPLVLPKTSDIKPSGTGESPLANLTDWLEVVREDGVKGRRETNTMPQWAGSSWYYLRYIDPHNTEKLADEDLLKAWLPVDIYIGGAEHAVLHLLYARFWHKFLYDLGVVPTKEPFQKLFNQGMILGTSYRDGRGALVATDKVEKRDGSFFNIETGEELEQAPAKMSKSLKNVVNPDDVVAQYGADTLRVYEMFMGPLDASIAWSEEGLEGSRKFLDRVYRLLTSKDIVAENNGNLDKVYHETVKAVTEQIETLKFNTAIAQLMIFVNSANKEETLYVDYAKGFVQLIAPFAPHLAEELWQILTGSNEGISYVPWPVYDEAFLVEDEIEIVVQIKGKVRAKLVVAKDLSREKLEAAALADEKIQAEIAGKDIAKVIAVPNKLVNIVVK; encoded by the coding sequence ATGAGTTTTTACAATCATGGAGCGATTGAGCCTAAGTGGCAAAAATACTGGGCAGAACACCATACCTTTAAGACAGGTACAGATAAAGAAAAACCAAATTTCTATGCCCTTGATATGTTTCCGTATCCGAGTGGAGCTGGTCTTCACGTTGGCCACCCAGAAGGCTATACAGCCACAGACATTTTAAGCCGCTATAAGCGTGCCCAAGGCTACAATGTCCTTCACCCAATGGGGTGGGATGCTTTCGGTCTACCTGCTGAGCAATACGCTATGGATACAGGAAATGATCCAGCAGAATTTACGGCACAAAATATTGCCAATTTCAAACGCCAAATCAATGCGCTTGGCTTTTCCTACGATTGGGATCGTGAGGTCAATACAACAGATCCAGGTTACTACAAGTGGACCCAATGGATTTTCACGAAATTGTACGAAAAAGGCTTGGCTTACGAGGCTGAAGTGCCTGTTAACTGGGTTGAAGAGTTGGGAACGGCTATTGCCAATGAAGAAGTCTTGCCTGATGGGACTTCTGAGCGTGGGGGCTATCCTGTCGTTCGAAAACCCATGCGCCAATGGATGCTAAAAATTACAGCCTATGCAGAGCGCCTTTTGACCGACTTGGAAGATTTGGACTGGCCAGAGTCCATTAAAGATATGCAGCGTAACTGGATTGGAAAATCAACAGGAGCAAATGTGACCTTTACCATTAAAGGTACGGATCAGACTTTCACTGTCTTTACCACTCGTCCAGATACTCTTTTTGGTGCAACCTTTGCGGTTCTTGCACCTGAGCATGAACTGGTAGACCTGATTACGACAGCTGAACAGGCTCCAGTCGTTGCAGACTACAAGCACCAAGCAAGTCTCAAATCAGACCTTGCTCGGACGGATCTTGCCAAAGAAAAAACAGGTGTCTGGACAGGTGCCTATGCGATCAATCCAGTCAATGGTCAAGAAATTCCAATCTGGATTGCGGACTATGTGCTAGCCAGCTATGGGACAGGTGCGGTGATGGCAGTACCTGCGCATGATAGTCGTGACTGGGAATTTGCCAAAACCTTTGGATTGCCGATTGTAGCAGTCATTGAAGGTGGGGATGTCACAGAAGCTGCCTATACAGAAGACGGTCTACACCTCAATTCTGATTTTCTGAATGGATTGAATAAGGCAGAAGCGATTGAAAAAATCGTTTCTTGGCTAGAAGAAGCAGGTGTTGGTGAGGAAAAAGTGACCTATCGCTTGCGAGACTGGCTCTTTAGTCGTCAGCGTTACTGGGGAGAGCCAATTCCGATTATTCATTGGGAAGATGGAACGTCAACAGCTATTCCAGAAAGTGACTTGCCACTTGTCTTGCCAAAAACAAGCGACATTAAGCCGTCTGGTACAGGAGAAAGTCCACTTGCTAACTTGACAGATTGGCTTGAAGTAGTACGTGAAGATGGTGTTAAAGGCCGTCGTGAGACCAATACCATGCCGCAATGGGCAGGTTCAAGCTGGTATTACCTCCGCTACATTGATCCGCACAATACAGAAAAACTGGCAGATGAAGACTTGCTAAAGGCTTGGTTGCCAGTAGATATCTATATTGGTGGTGCAGAGCATGCAGTGCTTCACCTCCTCTACGCACGTTTTTGGCATAAATTCCTCTATGACCTTGGTGTCGTACCAACCAAGGAGCCGTTCCAAAAGCTCTTTAACCAAGGGATGATTTTAGGAACAAGCTACCGAGATGGTCGTGGAGCTCTTGTGGCGACTGATAAGGTGGAAAAACGGGACGGTTCATTCTTCAACATTGAAACAGGAGAAGAACTGGAACAAGCTCCTGCCAAGATGTCTAAATCCCTCAAAAACGTTGTCAATCCAGATGACGTGGTGGCACAATATGGAGCCGATACCCTTCGTGTCTATGAAATGTTTATGGGACCGCTTGACGCTTCGATTGCTTGGAGTGAAGAAGGCTTAGAAGGCAGTCGGAAATTCCTTGACCGTGTCTACCGCCTGCTAACTTCAAAAGATATTGTAGCAGAAAATAATGGCAACTTGGACAAGGTTTACCATGAAACGGTGAAAGCCGTGACCGAGCAGATTGAGACTCTCAAGTTTAATACGGCGATTGCCCAACTCATGATTTTTGTCAATAGTGCCAACAAAGAAGAAACACTCTATGTGGATTATGCAAAAGGCTTTGTTCAATTAATCGCTCCATTTGCACCGCATTTGGCAGAAGAACTGTGGCAGATTTTAACTGGCTCCAATGAGGGCATTTCCTATGTGCCATGGCCAGTTTATGACGAGGCCTTCCTAGTGGAAGATGAGATTGAAATCGTTGTCCAAATCAAAGGCAAGGTTCGTGCCAAATTAGTGGTTGCCAAAGACCTCTCTCGTGAGAAATTGGAAGCAGCAGCCCTAGCAGATGAAAAAATCCAAGCAGAAATTGCTGGCAAGGACATCGCAAAAGTCATTGCCGTACCAAATAAATTAGTCAATATCGTTGTAAAATAG